In Aegilops tauschii subsp. strangulata cultivar AL8/78 chromosome 3, Aet v6.0, whole genome shotgun sequence, one genomic interval encodes:
- the LOC109766573 gene encoding serine/threonine-protein kinase PBL34, translated as MGKEGTRRGQDVRRRKGKEAAMDEDDAAPPTGCWIRLPRLGGGCMSSGSKVDSSTSGACANGGENKKVNHSCRDQSAPPAASGSTTSSNTGSISPSSIVGEELKLAAQLRRFTFNELKCATRNFRPESLLGEGGFGCVFKGWIEENGTAPMKPGTGLTVAVKTLNHDGLQGHKEWVAEVDFLGNLQHPHLVKLVGYCIEDDQRLLVYEFMPRGSLENHLFRRSFPLPWAIRMKIALGAAKGLAFLHEEAERPVIYRDFKTSNILLDAEYNAKLSDFGLAKDGPEGDKTHVSTRVMGTYGYAAPEYVMTGHLTSKSDVYSFGVVLLEMMSGRRSMDKNRPNGEHNLVEWARPYLGERRRFYRLVDPRLEGNFSIKGAQKTAQLAHACLSRDPKARPLMSQVVEVLKPLPNLKDMASSSYFFQSMRQERAASLGNPNGSQSMKAQSTFARNGVQPMRSLSYGPHASPYRQSPRPNDKQP; from the exons ATGGGGAAGGAGGGGACGCGGCGGGGGCAGGATGTGAGGCGGCGGAAGGGGAAGGAGGCGGCAATGGACGAGGACGACGCGGCGCCTCCGACTGGTTGCTGGATCCGCCTACCGCGACTGGGCGGCGGATGCATGTCGTCGGGCTCCAAGGTCGACTCCTCCACCAGCGGCGCCTGCGCCAACGGCGGCG AGAACAAAAAGGTAAATCATAGTTGTCGGGATCAATCAGCTCCACCAGCCGCATCTGGTTCGACAACATCCAGCAACACTGGAAGCATCTCGCCTTCTTCCATAGTTGGAGAAGAACTTAAACTAGCAGCCCAACTGCGTAGATTTACGTTCAATGAACTTAAGTGCGCCACCAGAAACTTTCGACCTGAGAGTCTTCTTGGCGAGGGAGGTTTTGGTTGTGTCTTTAAAGGTTGGATTGAAGAGAATGGAACTGCTCCGATGAAACCTGGCACAGGATTAACTGTTGCTGTCAAGACACTCAACCATGATGGGCTTCAGGGGCATAAGGAGTGGGTG GCAGAAGTTGATTTCCTTGGAAACCTTCAACATCCACACCTAGTGAAATTGGTTGGTTACTGCATTGAAGATGACCAACGGTTGCTAGTATACGAATTTATGCCCCGCGGAAGTTTGGAGAACCATCTTTTCAGGA GGTCATTTCCGCTCCCATGGGCTATCAGAATGAAAATTGCACTTGGTGCTGCAAAAGGCCTTGCATTTCTTCATGAAGAAGCTGAAAGGCCAGTGATATATCGGGATTTCAAAACTTCAAATATTCTTTTGGATGCG GAATACAATGCAAAACTCTCTGATTTTGGACTTGCGAAAGATGGCCCTGAGGGTGATAAGACACATGTCTCTACTCGGGTCATGGGAACATACGGATATGCAGCTCCTGAGTATGTTATGACAG GTCACCTGACATCAAAGAGCGATGTATACAGTTTTGGAGTGGTGCTACTAGAGATGATGTCGGGCAGAAGGTCAATGGACAAGAACAGGCCAAATGGGGAGCACAATCTGGTTGAATGGGCACGCCCTTATCTTGGAGAAAGAAGGCGATTCTATAGGCTTGTAGATCCCCGTCTAGAGGGAAATTTCTCCATAAAAGGCGCTCAGAAGACGGCTCAGCTGGCACATGCTTGCCTTAGCCGGGATCCCAAGGCTAGGCCTCTCATGAGCCAAGTGGTGGAAGTTCTCAAGCCTCTTCCAAACCTGAAAGACATGGCTAGCTCCTCCTACTTCTTCCAGTCCATGCGCCAAGAGCGTGCCGCAAGCCTTGGCAACCCAAATGGTAGCCAAAGCATGAAGGCACAGAGCACCTTTGCACGGAACGGAGTGCAGCCAATGAGGAGCCTCTCCTACGGTCCGCACGCTTCTCCGTACCGTCAGTCTCCAAGGCCCAACGACAAACAGCCCTAA